The following are from one region of the Cataglyphis hispanica isolate Lineage 1 chromosome 16, ULB_Chis1_1.0, whole genome shotgun sequence genome:
- the LOC126855595 gene encoding F-box only protein 21-like produces the protein MATIIELPDEAVTIILEKENVSFEDIVNFKSTCKRFEQMTLSNKFWEKKYYQRCSTAKKKYNREKREKIFHHTDFEEILKEGLYCVQKLQQYTFLISEYKLYDTDKKQQLEHIFCSIAENSVKYYFVWDEINMIFAQQSCNFFSDFTLKYSFELIFYYLKQYRIVHKQRKFMNMPTTKSIFEKQLTIVAQYFQPHVPYSTVKIWLDGIAQTVLFRLKKKYPRHAICFITSEQFSFWKNNNIDDNFWNEIESRQIMCILDEYIFLELELQELYKLLMISDFEIKHMQFIAESLQIYLLTFTYHIVARRLGIHTVLRSNGMDILVIWKSKY, from the exons atggcTACAATAATAGAATTGCCGGACGAAGCAGTTACTATCATTTTAGAAAAGGAAAACGTTAGCTTCGAAGATATCGTGAATTTTAAATCCACGTGTAAGAGATTCGAGCAGATGACATTATCCAACAAGTTTtgggaaaagaaatattatcagag atGCTCTACtgcgaaaaagaaatataatagagaaaaacgggagaaaatatttcatcacaCTGATTTCGAAGAAATACTAAAAGAAGGATTATATTGTGTCCAAAAGTTACAACAATATACGTTTTTGATATCGGAATATAAGTTATATGATACTGACAAGAAACAACAATTGGAGCATATTTTCTGTTCAATTGCTGAGAATTCCGttaagtattattttgtgtgggatgagataaatatgatttttgcaCAACAATCATG caatttcTTTTCCGACTTTACACttaaatatagttttgaactaattttttactatctaAAGCAGTATCGAATTGTGCATaagcaaagaaaatttatgaatatgccAACAACAAagtcgatttttgaaaaacagcTTACGATCGTGGCACAATATTTTCAGCCACACGTGCCCTATTCGACCGTAAAAATATGGTTGGATGGAATAGCGCAGACAGTACTATTtcgcctgaaaaaaaaatatccacgTCATGCAATTTGCTTCATTACTTCAGAGCAATTTTCCTTTTGGAAAAACAACAACATTGATGATAATTTCTGGAATGAAATTGAATCAAGGCAAATTATGTGTATACTCgatgaatacatatttttggaaTTAGAGCTTcaggaattatataaattattaatgatatcagATTTTGAAATCAAACATATGCAATTT attgcAGAAAGTcttcaaatatatctattgaCTTTTACGTATCATATCGTAGCTAGAAGACTTGGCATACATACTGTTTTGAGATCAAATGGAATGGATATATTAGTCATATGGAAATCTAAAta ttaa
- the LOC126855710 gene encoding uncharacterized protein LOC126855710: MATITDLPDDVIFIILENKSISYEDIANFQSTCKRLQQITLSNKFWERKYYQSCPTAENKYNKTKQKKIFHQNNFKEKLKAGLYHVQKFQNYASLMSENNLTDIDKKQFEHHLRSTVQISMIYYLVRDEIERISAQKLYQLFPNLTREYYLKLTCHYLKQYRFIHKQVKLMSKLKTKFLLEKQLTIIAQYFQPHVSYWAIKTWLDEIAQTVLSRLMEKYPAHSIFSATSEQFSFWSDNNIADNFWNETESRQIIDVLEEYIFCDLVIYKLPRLMKILHLEE; this comes from the exons ATGGCTACAATAACAGATTTGCCCGACgatgtgatttttattattctggaAAACAAAAGCATCAGCTACGAGGATATCGCGAATTTTCAGTCCACGTGCAAAAGACTTCAGCAGATAACACTATCCAACAAATTTTGGGAAAGGAAATATTATCAgag ctgTCCTActgcagaaaataaatataacaaaacgaaacaaaagaaaatatttcatcaaaacaatttcaaagaaaaactaAAAGCAGGATTATATCATGTTCAAAAGTTCCAAAATTATGCGTCTTTGATGTCAGAAAATAACTTAACTGATATTGACAAAAAACAATTCGAACACCATTTGCGGTCAACTGTTCAAATTTCCATGATATATTATCTTGTGCGGGATGAGATAGAAAGAATTTCTGcgcaaaaattata cCAATTGTTTCCCAATTTGACGCGTGAATATTACTTGAAGCTGACTTGTCACTACCTAAAACAGTATAGATTTATACACAAGCAAGTGAAACTTATGTCAAAGTTGaagacaaaatttcttttagaaaaacaaCTTACGATTATAGCGCAATATTTTCAGCCACATGTCTCTTATTGGGCTATAAAAACGTGGCTAGATGAAATAGCGCAGACAGTATTATCTCGTCTGATGGAAAAATATCCAGCCCATTCAATTTTCTCTGCGACTTCagagcaattttctttttggagtgataataatattgcggACAATTTCTGGAATGAGACAGAGTCAAGGCAAATTATAGATGTTCTCGAggaatacatattttgtgacttagtgatttataaattgcCTCGATTAATGAAGATATTGCatctcgaagaa
- the LOC126855586 gene encoding uncharacterized protein LOC126855586: protein MAMITYLSDDVITIILEDENISLENIMNFKTTCKRFQEMTLSNKFWERKYYQSCPTAKKKCNKKKQKKIVHNIDFKETIKAGLHYIQMLQHYTILMSENKLCDSDKEQLEGLLRSIAENTMMYYFVWDEISRISAEKSCKLFSNLTLEYYFKLIFYYLKQYRYIYKQMKFMNKPETKFLLEKQFMIVVKHFQPHVSYSAVKTWLDEIAQTVLSRLMEKYPAHSIFSATSEQFSFWRDNNIHDNFWNETESKQIMCILKEYIYSELEIHQLLLTLDLEAKYIKYISGCFRIYLLTVTYHIVARRLGIHCILRIYGIVIIVIWKPKYDTNNWDNVEYFCMPQISNPLYPLEIIRGRHTNNEHFLMKPLEYIWITRELVIIYRIKLECYHNIYCKWNFKIFNFLAQYLMTDIEDINIEIEYKNITSTIEARSNAEEKSLKIRTEEVKFAVGMIVSHTWRDSYTHNGVIIGWQRKCDRKFRDKLDESIMLPYLRQCPDHYHICECNQVSTRAHHLHYIILSEINGVCFVRQDQLSMCPPKEIDNIEIGRFFSNFEGTYYVPNESLRRRYPNDTAAIAEILTKQ, encoded by the exons ATGGCTATGATAACATACTTGTCCGACGATGTGATTACTATCATTCTAGAAGACGAAAACATCAGCTTGGAGAATATCATGAATTTTAAGACCACGTGCAAGAGATTCCAGGAAATGACACTATCCAACAAGTTTTGGGAAAGGAAATATTATCAGAG ctgtCCTACTGCGAAAAAGaagtgtaacaaaaaaaaacagaagaaaATAGTTCACAATATTGATTtcaaagaaacaataaaagcGGGATTACATTATATCCAAATGTTACAACATTATACGATTTTGATGTCGGAAAATAAGTTATGTGATTCTGATAAGGAACAATTGGAGGGCCTCCTACGTTCAATTGCTGAAAATACCATGATGTATTATTTCGTGTGGGATGAGATAAGTAGAATTTCAGCAGAAAAATCAtg CAAACTGTTTTCCAATTTGACACTTGAATATTACTTTAAGctaattttttactatctGAAACAGtatcgatacatatataagcaaatgaaatttatgaataaaccggagacaaaatttcttttggaGAAACAATTTATGATCGTGGTGAAACATTTTCAGCCACATGTGTCTTATTCGGCCGTAAAAACATGGCTAGATGAAATAGCGCAGACAGTATTATCTCGTCTGATGGAAAAATATCCAGCCCATTCAATTTTCTCTGCGACTTCagagcaattttctttttggcgCGATAACAACATTCATGACAATTTCTGGAATGAAACAGAATCGAAGCAAATAATGTGTATtctgaaagaatatatatattcggaaTTAGAAATCCATCAATTATTACTAACATTAGATCTCGAAgccaaatacataaaatat atttcaggatgttttcgaatatatttattaactgtCACTTATCATATCGTAGCTAGAAGACTCGGCATACATTGCATTTTGAGAATATATGGAATAGTTATTATAGTCATATGGAAACCAAAATA tGATACAAACAATTGGGATAATGTGGAGTATTTTTGTATGCCTCAGATTTCCAATCCACTTTATCCATTAGAGATTATCAGAGGGAGACACACGAATAATGAACATTTTCTGATGAAGccattagaatatatttgg ataacacGCGAGTTGGTAATAATTTACCGTATAAAACTAGAatgttatcataatatatattgcaagtggaatttcaaaatcttcaattttctaGCGCAATATCTTATGACAGACATAGAagacataaatattgaaattgaatataaaaatataacaagtaCAATAGAg GCTAGATCTAACGCAGAGgagaaatcattaaaaataaggaCAGAAGAAGTTAAATTTGCTGTTGGAATGATTGTATCGCATACATGGCGAGATTCCTATACTCATAACGGCGTAATAATTGGATGGCAACGTAAATGTGACAGAAAGTTTCGAGATAAATTAGATGAGTCCATTATGTTGCCATATCTACGACAATGCCCTGATCATTATCATATCTGTGAATGTAATCAAGTTTCAACTAGGGCTCATCATCTGCACTACATTATTCTCAGTGAGATTAATGGAGTGTGTTTTGTGCGACAAG atCAACTATCGATGTGTCCACCAAAAGAAATCGATAACATAGAAATTGGAAGATTCTTCTCCAATTTTGAAGGGACTTATTACGTGCCGAATGAAAGCTTAAGAAGACGTTACCCAAATGATACCGCAGCAATAGCTGAAATACTTACTAaacagtaa
- the LOC126855596 gene encoding uncharacterized protein LOC126855596, whose product MNMPKTKILLEEQLTIVAQYFQPHVSYWAIKTWLNEIAFAVLSRLMEKYPAHSIFSATSKQLSFWRNNNIHDNFWNKTESKQILCILEEYIFSKLNIYRLLITLNLKAKYIKHFTESFIDRKHLLTITYHIVARRLGVCCYLIKYKDNIGIMWKPKYNTSIGCNTEFFYLSPSPNLFYPLNVIRQLYRNNNVFFSAPVHLFSHISITRFIMSNYLLKYHQKYCRDFNIIFILLYRYFAVDKPINIENIYEMIIDTIEVNSEKGKKSVKRRTKEIKFAVGMVVRHRWTDHFSNSHDGVIIGWHDKCDEMFLNKIKSPFLLPF is encoded by the exons atGAATATGCCGAAGACGAAAATTCTTTTGGAAGAACAATTAACTATCGTAGCGCAATATTTTCAGCCACATGTCTCTTATTGGGCTATAAAAACGTGGCTAAATGAAATAGCGTTTGCAGTATTATCTCGTCTGATGGAAAAATATCCAGCTCATTCAATTTTCTCTGCGACTTCAAAGCAACTTTCTTTTTGGCGCAATAACAACATTCATGACAATTTCTGGAATAAAACAGAATCAAagcaaattttatgtattctggaagaatatatattttcaaaattaaatatctatcgattattaataacattaaatctCAAAGCCAAATACATAAAACat ttTACAGAATCTTTTATTGACAGAAAACATTTATTGACTATCACGTATCACATCGTAGCTAGAAGACTCGGCGTATGTTgctatctaataaaatataaagataatattggaATCATGTGGAAACCAAAATA taataCAAGTATTGGGTGTAATACAGAATTCTTTTATCTAAGTCCGAGCCCTAATCTATTTTATCCATTGAACGTTATCAGgcaattatatcgaaataataatgtattcttTTCTGCGCCTGTCCATTTATTCAGTCATATTTcg ataacacGTTTTATAATGAGTAATTACCTTctaaaatatcatcaaaaatattgcagggatttcaatattattttcattttactaTACCGATATTTTGCAGTAGACAAGcccataaatattgaaaatatatacgaaatgaTTATAGATACAATAGAG GTTAATTCTGAGAAAGGCAAAAAATCAGTAAAAAGAAGgacaaaagaaattaaattcgctGTTGGAATGGTAGTACGTCATAGGTGGACAGATCATTTTTCTAATAGCCATGACGGCGTAATTATTGGGTGGCACGATAAATGTGACGAAATGTTcctaaacaaaataaagagCCCTTTTTTGCTTCCATTTTAA